The Rhodococcus rhodochrous DNA window TGGTCGCGACCGGCCGTTCCGGTGCCGATGGCGATGTCGTGCCCGGAGGTCCAGGCGGCGAGCCACACGGCGACGGCGGCGTGCACGGCCATGAAAGTGGTGGCGTCGTGCGCGGCGGCGACGGACCGCAGTGCCGCGACCTGCTCGGCCGGCACCGTGAAGTCCACGGCCGCGGCGGGACCGAAGCCACCATTGCGAGGACGGTCGGTGGGCAGCGGCGCGGCGTCGGCGAGACCGTCGAGTGTGCGTGTCCAGTAGTCGATCTCGCGACCGGCGCGAGTGTCGGGCGCTGTCGGATCGCCGAGGCGATCGAGGTGCCACTGCGCGTAGTGCCGGTAGTGCAGCGGCAGCGGCGTCCACGCGGGCGCCTCCCCGGTCGTGCGGGCGAGGTAGGCGGTGGCGACGTCGGCGGTGAGCGGCACGAACGACGCACCGTCGAGCGCGATGTGGTGGGCGACGACGGCGAGCACGTGCTTGTCGTCGGCGAGTCGCAGCAGGCGGATCCGGAACGGGATCTGCGCGGTGAGGTCGAACGGTTCGGCCGCCCACTCGGTGATGAGCGCTTCGACGTCGCCCTCGGTGGTTTCCGGTTCGAGCGCGAGACCGGCGACGGCGCGCTCGAGCGGCAGCACGTCCTGCACCGGGCCGTCGAGCTCTAGGCGGAACAGCGTGCGGAGGGTTTCGTGCCGGTCGAGGACGTCCACCACCGCGGCCTGCAGAGCCGGCAGGTCGAGGGCGCCGTCGAGGTGCAACGCGAACGGCAGATGGTAGGCGGCCGGGTCGCCGTGCGCGCGGGCGAGCAGGAACAGTCGGCGCTGCGCGGGAGCGAGCGGCGACGGTCCGATGTCGGGAGTGGCGACAGGTCGCGATTCCGATTCGGGTCGTTTCGCCGCGGCGGCCGCAAGGCTGGCGACGGTCGGGTGGGCGAACACGTCGCGCAGCTGCACGTCGCGGCCCAGTGCGGCCCCGAGACGGGCGGCGAGCTGCGCGGCGCCGAGTGAGTGGCCGCCGAGCGCGAAGAAGTCGTCGTCGGCTCCGATGTCGTCGATGCCGGTGAGTTCGGCGAACAGCTCCGCGACGATCTTCTCGGTTGGGCCGTTGGGCGGTCGTGATCCGACGGCCACGGCACGCTCGGGTGCGGGCAGCGCGCGCCGGTCGACCTTGCCGCCCGGCGTAAGGGGCAGCGCCTCGAGCACGGTGATCGACGACGGACGCAGATAGGTGGGCAGTTCGTCGGCGAGACGGACAGTGAGGTCGGCGGGGTCGACGTCGCCCACGACGTAGGCGGCGATGTGCTCGCCGTGGACGGTGACGGTCGCGGCCTGCACCTCGTCGAAGGAGACGAGCGCGGCTTCGATCTCACCGAGTTCGATGCGGTAGCCGCGGATCTTCACCTGCTGGTCAGCGCGGCCGAGGAATTCGAGGTGACCGTCGGTGGTCCAGCGGGCGCGGTCGCCCGTGCGGTACATGCGCCCACCGAACGGTGAGGCGACGAAGCGTTCGGCGGTGAGGGCCGGTGCGCCGAGGTAGCCGCGCGCGACGCCCGGTCCCCCGAGATACAGCTCGCCGATCACGCCGGCGGGCACGGGATGCAGACGGACGTCGAGGACGACGGCGGTCATGCCGTCGATCGGCCGGCCGATCGGCACGCCCGCGCCGGGTTGCAGCGGATCGCTGAGGGTCGCGAGGATCGTGGTCTCGGTGGGCCCGTAGGCGTTGAGCATCGTGCGGCCGGTGGACCAGCGATCGGCCACGGCCTGCGGCAGTGCTTCGCCCCCGGCGTCGAGAACCTGCAGGTCGGGCAGGCCGTCGTCGGGGGTGACGGCGAGGATCGCCGGTGCGGTGATCGCGTGGGTGACGGCTTCGCTGCGCAGCAGGGTTGCCAGCGCCGGTCCGCCGACGGCGTCGGGCGGGCAGATCACCAGGGTTGCGGCGGCGTCGAAGGCGAGGAGCAGCTCCTGCAGCGACGCGTCAAAGGACGGCGACGCGAGGTGCAGCACCCGCGACGTCTCATCGGCGCGGTAGCAATCGCGCAGCGTCGACACGAGCGCCGACACACCGCCGTGCCCCACCGCGACGGCCTTCGGGGTGCCGGTGGAACCGGAGGTGTGGACGACCCACGCCGTGTTGTCGACGTGCAGCGGCCGCAGGCGATGCTCGGCGGTGAAGGTCTCAGCGGAGCCGTCGGCAGGCGGCGCGATGCGGGTGACGTGCTCGAGCAATGCCGGGTGGTCATGAGCGACGGCGATCCGCATATCGCGCAGCACCTGCTCGAGGCGACGGGCGGGAAGTTCGGGGTCGAGCGGAGTGTAGGCGGCGCCGGTCTTGGCGACGGCCCACAGCGCGACCACCGAATCGATCGAGCGAGGCAGCAGCACCGCGACGCGCTCTTCGGGTCCGGCACCCGCCGCGACCAGCGCATGAGCGAGCGCATCGGAGCGAGCGTCGAGTTCGTGGTAGGTGATGCTGTCGTGTCCGTCCACGACGGCGACGGTGTCGCTCGCGGCGTGGCGGGTAAGGACGTCGGGCAGCAGTTCCGGCTCGGGCGCGGTGCGTCCGCGGGCGGGAGCCAGGCCGTCGAGTTCGACCGGGTCGGCGAGGGCTAGATCGCCCACTGCGACGCCCGCGTTCTGCACGAACTCCTTCAGGAATCCGCGGAAACGGCTGTGCAGCGACGAGAGGTGCTCGTCGCTGTAGAGATTGGGGTTGGCCTCGAAGTCGACGCGCATCGTGCGGCCGGCAACGCCCGGGTAGACGTTCACGGCCAGATCGTCGATCGGGCCGCTGGACTGATGGTGGTACTCCCCCGTCACGTCGCCGAACGCGATCTCGGGATGGAACATCATCAAGTTGACGGTAGGGCCGAACGGGCTCGCCGCCTCGTCGCGGGAGCGGCCGAGGCTGCGCAGATCCGCGAGCATGTCTTCATACCGGTACCGCTGGTGGCGCAGGGTGCTGCTCAATTCCACCTGCACGTCGCGGATAAGTTCGGCAGGTGTGGTCGCCGGATCCACGCACAGGCGCAACGGCACGACATTGGCGAGAACACCAGCGGACCGACGCAGCGCGGCGGTGGTGCGGGCGGAGACCGGCAGGCTGAGCACGACGTCGACCACACCCGTCGTCCGGGCGAGGAACGCGCCGAACGCCGCGAGGACGATCGGAACGTCGGTGGAGTTCGCGTCATGAGCGAGGGCCGAGACCGCAGCCGCGGTGTGGGCGTCGAGTTGGGAGTTCGCCCGACGCGCCGGCACCCCGAGAGGTGCCTCGTGATCGACGAACGACACGGGTTCGGGCAGGTCGGCGAGACGCTCGAGCCAGTGCTGACGGTCGGTGTCCTGACGCTTCGAGCCCACATAGGCGGCCTCGACATCGAGAATGTCGGCAAGCGGCATCGCCTTGAGCGGCGGTGCGTCGGAGCCGGATACCCACGCCGAATACAACTCGGCGGCGCGGTTGAGCATATTGACCGCACCCTGCCCGTCGAGCGCGATGTGGTGGACGTAGCTCGACAGGAAATAGCGGTCGTCCGCGATGCGCAGCACGGTGGTGGCGATGAGCCGGTCGTTCAGCAGATCGAGAGGCTTCGTGAACTGCTCCGCCATCCAACGATGAGCTGCAGCTTCCGGATCCTTCTCGGACCGTAGATCGAGATAGCCAGGAGCGTCCTCGATATCGAGGACCACCTGCTGGAACGGCTTGCCGTCCTGCTCGACCAGCACCAACGTGCCCGATTCGACGTCGCGCGCAGCTTGCTCGCAGGCATCTCGGGCTAGGTCCACGTCAAGATCACCTTGAAACTCGACGTACTGAGCCGTGGTGAATGGCATGTCCGGATTCAGTTGCTGCGCGAACCATAAACCCCGCTGACTAGGGGACAGCGGAAGTAGATGCACCACGCTCCCCTCGCCCTCCCGACACAATTCAGGACACGGGAAGTGCAGAACCCTCCCCTGTCATGCGATCATGGACAGAGCCTCCCAACTCTGCGGCCACGATCACCGCGCAGAAGTTTACTTACAGTCACGGTCACCCACCACTTGAACGGTCGACCAGGTCGGATCAGGTTATCGTCTCGAGCGGAAACCACGAAGGGGGCACAAGCGGCGTGAGCGATATTACCGGCGAGTCAGATCGATCCGAGGAGCATCGGCGCAAGGTGCGCAGGCGACTGTCCGACGAGGAGATCGCAGCACAGCGCAGGAAGCGTCGGCGCGTGCAGATCGGCTGCGGCGTAGGAGCACTCGTCGTTTTTGGATTCATCGGCTTGCTGGCTTACGAAGGCCTGCAGGCGAAGTCGAACCTGGAGAAGGCGCAGAACTTCGCGACGCAAGCGAAAGACGCACTCCTCGCAGGTGATATCGACAGGGCCCAAACCGTCGCCGGGGACGCGGATCGTTATGCTCAGAACGCCCAAAGGTCAGTCGATTCGGCGCCGTGGCGAATGGTCAGCGCCGTCCCACTGCTCGGCAGTCCATTCAATTCTGTCCGCCAGATGACCACCATTGTGAGCGATATCACAGATAGGGTTCTTCTGCCAGCGGTCGATGCAGGTAACGCAGTCTCACCCAATCAATTGATCCTCGACGGCGCACGCATTAATCTTGCAGCCCTTCGGGATGCAGCCCCACTCCTGGAATCGACCGCTGCTGCCGCCGCCGATCTGAACGCTCGGGCCCAAAGCGTCGACAGTACCTATATCGGGCTGATCGACAATGCCCGCGTCGACCTGCAGAACCAAGTCTCCGAGTTGACAGGGCTATTGAGCAATACGTCGATGGCAGCGAAGATCGGACCGGCGATGCTCGGGGCAGACGGCCCCCGTAGCTATTTCGTCGGCTTCCAAACCAACGCGGAAGCGCGCGGCACCGGCGGACTGCTCGGTGGATACGGGACGATCAGGGCGAATGCCGGTGCGATTGAGATCGATGATCTGACCACTACTCAGAATCTGCTCGAGGGCGAGTACGAGCCAATCGACCTTGGGCGCGACTTCACTCAGCGTTACGGTCACAGCCGGCCAACCACGTTCTTCGGAAACAGCAACGTCAGCCCACACTTTCCCTATGCAGCCCAAATCTGGCAGTCCATCTGGCGCCAGGAATCCGGTGACAACGTCGACGGCGTCATTGCAACCGATCCAGTCGCCCTGAGCTACGTGCTGGGCGCGATCGGTCCTGTGACATTGCCCGACGGCGAGAAGATCACTGCCACCAACGTCGTCGAACTGACCGAGTCGACTGCGTATACGCGTTTCGCTGGCGACAACACGGCTCGCAAACGGTACCTGCAGACCGTTGCGCAGACGGTCGCCGCAAGAATGACCTCCGAGGTTCAAAATCCCGCCGGCCTTCTTTCGGCTTTGGCCCGCGCCGCGAGTGAAGGTCGTCTGGCAGTCTGGAGTTCGCACGCAGACGAACAGGCAGTCCTCGAAACCACGAAGCTCGGACACATTGTCCCGGACGACGAAGCTCCTTACGCAGGGGTGGTAGTGAACAACCTTGCCGGAAACAAGATGGACTACTATCTCAAACGCGCGATCCACTACACCGCCGGAGCCTGCGTGGGCGAGACCAGGTCGTCCATTGTGCGCGTTTCACTTAACAACAGTGCACCCAACGGAGACTTGCCGCGTTACGTAGCGGGCGCATACTCATCGTCACTGAACGTGCAGCCGGGAGAAAACCTGACGGACCTATCGCTACTCGCAACGCACGGTGCAGAACTCGAAAAAGTAACCGTCAACGGAACCTCCATATTTGCATCGCGGGGGCAAGAACGGGGCCACCCTGTCTTCTCGCTGCAGTTCCGCATCCCGCCCAGCGAAACTGCGGAGGTCGTGTTTGAATTGTCTGAGCCCACAGCACCTGGCGTAGCCCGGGTACCCGTGCAGCCACTTGTGGATGATCCCGAGGTGGTCGTCGACGTACCCAACTGCGAAGGATGATTCAGAATCACTGAGGGACCATCGGCTTATAGGGGAGGAGTTAAGCCGATTCCGGACGCGATGGCGTAGGCGTCACGGTCGGTACCGATTGCGCGCGGATTGATGCTGCAAAATAGGATCGCGGATTAGCGCAACGACAAACATCCCGTCAATTCGGTTCGAACTCGGCGGGACTACCCTTGTGCCGTTTTCTTGTCACAGCTTTCCGATGCGCGAATTGCACACGCACACTGTATGATTCGAGTTATGTGTGGAATCATCGGATACGTCGGGAGCCGTGGAGGCCTACAAGTTGGCGTCGAAGCGCTTCGGCGTATGGAATATAGGGGGTACGACTCCGCTGGCGTGGCTATTGCCGACGGAACAGGCAATCTCATCATCGAGCGCAAAGCCGGCGAATTGGCCAACCTCGAAGCGGCCATCGCCGTACGCGGCAGCGGGGAATTTCAGGGGTCAACAGTCATTGGCCACACCCGGTGGGCCACCCACGGCAGCCCATCGGATCGCAACGCCCATCCCCACCTCGATGAGACCGGCAAGATCGCAGTGGTCCATAACGGGATCATTGAGAACTTCGCTGCTCTACGAGAGGAGTTGCTCGCGGCAGGGGTTGAACTCAAGTCCGAAACCGATACCGAAGTTACCGCTCATCTCGTATCGAGGGCGTACTTCTCGTGCCCGGAAACGGCGGGCAATTTCGTCGAATCGGTGCTGTCGGTAGTCCGCGGCCTCGTCGGTGCCTTCACACTGGTATTCACACATGCCGATCACCCAGACACAGTGGTTGCCGCGCGACGTTCCACACCTCTCGTAGTTGGTGTCGGAGAAGGCGAAACCTTCATCGCTTCGGATGTTGCAGCATTTATCGAACACACACGTAATGCAGTCGAATTGGACCAAGACACGGCCGTCGTCGCTCGTACCGACGGTTTCGAGGTCTTGAACTTCGACGGAACACCCAGCGTGGCTCGCCCGTTCGTTATCGACTGGGATCTCGAAGCTGCAGAGAAGGGCGGCTTCCCCTACTTCATGTTGAAGGAGATCGCCGAACAGCCTCGCGCCGTATCGGATACCTTGCGCGGACATTTCATCGACGGTCGAGTGGTTCTGGATGAGCAGCGTCTCGCAGAGCAGGATTTACGTGAGGTCGATAAGGTCTTCGTGGTCGCTTGCGGTAGTGCATACCACTCCGGACTACTGGCAAAGTACGCAATAGAGCACTGGACACGGCTCCCCGTCGAGGTAGAACTTGCGAGTGAGTTCCGCTACCGAGATTCGGTCCTTGACTCCTCGACCCTCGTCCTGGCGATCTCCCAATCCGGCGAGACGGCCGACACTCTTGAAGCGGTCCGGCACGCGAAAGCGCAGAAAGCACGTGTCCTCGCGGTGTGCAACACCAATGGTTCTCAAATCCCGCGTGAAGCAGATGCCGTGCTGTATACCCATGCCGGACCGGAGATCGGTGTCGCTTCCACGAAGGCGTTCCTTGCTCAAGTCACTGCGAACTACCTGGTCGGTCTCGCCCTGGCTCAGGCCCGGGGCACCAAGTCGCCCGGAGACATTGCTCGGGAATTCGCTGATCTCGAGGCCGTGCCCGAACTGATCTCGCGGTTGCTCGAGTCCGTCGAATCCGTTCGCGAGCTTGCACAACGCTATTCGGAATCGTCCACGATTCTGTTCCTCGGTCGCCACGTCGGTTATCCGGTAGCGCTCGAAGGCGCGCTCAAACTTAAGGAACTTGCATATATGCATGCGGAGGGATTCGCGGCAGGAGAGCTGAAGCACGGTCCGATCGCCTTGGTAGAAGAAGACTTACCGATCATTGTCATGGTCCCTTCTCCCAAGACCCACCCAATCCTGCATTCGAAGATCTTGAGCAATATCCGAGAGGTACAGGCGAGGGGTGCCCGGACGATTGTGATCGCAAGCGAGGGAGATGAGACCGTGGCTCCGTTCGCTGATCACCTCATCGAAATCCCGTCCACCTCCGGGTTACTTCAGCCGTTGCTGTCGACGATCCCGTTGCAGATCTTCGCTGCCGAGGTAGCACAAGCGCGCGGGTACAACGTCGACAAGCCCAGAAACCTTGCGAAGTCGGTAACTGTGGAGTGATCCGGCCGGTCTTACCACGTCATGGAACCCAGTCGCCTTCTAACCGAAAGTAGCCTCTTACACCGGCAAACACCCCGAACGAGGAGGGCGCGGACGATCCGCCAGCGGCGGGATAAGTCTAGGGCGTCTGCTTCATTGCTATGGCTGCGCTGACGTATCCGAGGATCTCGGCCGGACTCGTCTTGCCATCATGCGCCTCGGCCGCCTGAGCATGTAACACTTTTCAGAAGTTCCCGATGATTATGCGGACACGTGATGTAGGCCAACGTGGCACTACAAGTGGTCCCGGTCGCTAACGGCCACATCACGCACGGTTGCATCGATCAGGGGGATGAATGCCCACAAGCACTGCACGATGGCGGGGAAGCACTCCGAAATCAACTGCTACACCTCACTATCGTGGAGACATCGAGGGTCTTCGTGCCATTGCCGTACTCTTGGTACTGGCATGGCACGCGGGATTAACTCAAATTCCGGGCGGCTTCGTTGGTGTGGACATATTTTTCGTGATATCAGGATTCTTGATGACAGGAATCCTCTACCGCGAGTTGTCGTCCAGAAAAAGTGTTGCATTCGCGAAATTCGTCCGCCGCAGAATCAAGCGGCTACTACCAGCTAGCGCACTGGTTCTCGTAGCTACTGCCGTGGGCTCGTGGCTGTTCCTGCCATCGTCAAGACTGTATGATATTGGACTCGACATCCTGGCTGCGGGTTTCTACGTCTCCAACTGGAGATTGGCCGAGTCATCGGTCGATTATCTCCAGCAAGGTATATCGCCGAGCCCGGTGCAGCATTTTTGGTCGCTCTCCGTCGAAGAACAGTATTACCTTGCGTGGCCACTGCTACTCGCCGTAGTCGGGCCACTCGTAGCCCGAAGAATGGCATCCGTGCGACCGCTTGTCGTCAGTCTGCTGAGCGTTACATTCATCGCTTCGCTCGTTTGGTCCATCTACCTCACTCAGACTAACCCCAACGAGGCCTACTTTGTTACTACTACAAGGCTTTGGGAACTCGCGGTGGGCGGATTGGTGGCGGTTTCGATTACTTGCCTCGAGAGGGTCCCAGCTTTTCTTTCGGCGCTGATGGCGTGGACAGGTCTACTAGCAGTTGGGGCGACCTCAATACTGCTCACGTCCTCGGTCCCGTTCCCAGGCGCCGTGGCACTGATTCCTACATTTGGCACCGCTCTATTGATCGCCTTTACTCCGACTGCAGGC harbors:
- a CDS encoding DUF4012 domain-containing protein, with the translated sequence MSDITGESDRSEEHRRKVRRRLSDEEIAAQRRKRRRVQIGCGVGALVVFGFIGLLAYEGLQAKSNLEKAQNFATQAKDALLAGDIDRAQTVAGDADRYAQNAQRSVDSAPWRMVSAVPLLGSPFNSVRQMTTIVSDITDRVLLPAVDAGNAVSPNQLILDGARINLAALRDAAPLLESTAAAAADLNARAQSVDSTYIGLIDNARVDLQNQVSELTGLLSNTSMAAKIGPAMLGADGPRSYFVGFQTNAEARGTGGLLGGYGTIRANAGAIEIDDLTTTQNLLEGEYEPIDLGRDFTQRYGHSRPTTFFGNSNVSPHFPYAAQIWQSIWRQESGDNVDGVIATDPVALSYVLGAIGPVTLPDGEKITATNVVELTESTAYTRFAGDNTARKRYLQTVAQTVAARMTSEVQNPAGLLSALARAASEGRLAVWSSHADEQAVLETTKLGHIVPDDEAPYAGVVVNNLAGNKMDYYLKRAIHYTAGACVGETRSSIVRVSLNNSAPNGDLPRYVAGAYSSSLNVQPGENLTDLSLLATHGAELEKVTVNGTSIFASRGQERGHPVFSLQFRIPPSETAEVVFELSEPTAPGVARVPVQPLVDDPEVVVDVPNCEG
- the glmS gene encoding glutamine--fructose-6-phosphate transaminase (isomerizing), coding for MCGIIGYVGSRGGLQVGVEALRRMEYRGYDSAGVAIADGTGNLIIERKAGELANLEAAIAVRGSGEFQGSTVIGHTRWATHGSPSDRNAHPHLDETGKIAVVHNGIIENFAALREELLAAGVELKSETDTEVTAHLVSRAYFSCPETAGNFVESVLSVVRGLVGAFTLVFTHADHPDTVVAARRSTPLVVGVGEGETFIASDVAAFIEHTRNAVELDQDTAVVARTDGFEVLNFDGTPSVARPFVIDWDLEAAEKGGFPYFMLKEIAEQPRAVSDTLRGHFIDGRVVLDEQRLAEQDLREVDKVFVVACGSAYHSGLLAKYAIEHWTRLPVEVELASEFRYRDSVLDSSTLVLAISQSGETADTLEAVRHAKAQKARVLAVCNTNGSQIPREADAVLYTHAGPEIGVASTKAFLAQVTANYLVGLALAQARGTKSPGDIAREFADLEAVPELISRLLESVESVRELAQRYSESSTILFLGRHVGYPVALEGALKLKELAYMHAEGFAAGELKHGPIALVEEDLPIIVMVPSPKTHPILHSKILSNIREVQARGARTIVIASEGDETVAPFADHLIEIPSTSGLLQPLLSTIPLQIFAAEVAQARGYNVDKPRNLAKSVTVE